In a single window of the Nicotiana tomentosiformis chromosome 10, ASM39032v3, whole genome shotgun sequence genome:
- the LOC104118165 gene encoding F-box protein At3g07870-like: MWGKLHALYGEHLVMLMSMMLFIGWILKIFKKSASIYSFNIATEEVNSLPAPPGLETPSLCLMLVELGNCLCLSDNTSSYWQHIDIWWMKEYGIAESWTKTRILIDCLPPDIHQGGFVPILIWKDGEILMQSKRGTELVSYNPNEKKFRKVNVYGSGTAATKYTAATKYIPSFYSLKTVMGDNFQVSNVYPKTEIV, translated from the coding sequence ATGTGGGGGAAGCTCCATGCCCTTTATGGGGAGCACTTAGTAATGTTAATGTCAATGATGCTCTTCATTGGATGGATCttaaaaatctttaaaaaaaGTGCCAGCATTTACTCTTTTAATATCGCGACAGAAGAGGTGAACTCCTTGCCAGCTCCACCTGGTTTGGAAACTCCATCCCTTTGCTTGATGTTAGTAGAATTGGGGAATTGTCTGTGTTTGTCTGATAATACGAGTAGCTATTGGCAACATATTGATATATGGTGGATGAAAGAATATGGAATAGCTGAATCATGGactaaaactcgcattttgaTTGATTGTCTTCCGCCTGATATCCATCAAGGTGGTTTTGTACCAATCTTGATCTGGAAAGATGGAGAAATATTGATGCAAAGCAAGCGTGGCACAGAGCTAGTCTCTTACAATCCAAACGAGAAAAAGTTTAGAAAGGTCAATGTTTACGGTAGTGGCACTGCAGCGACTAAATACACTGCAGCGACTAAATACATTCCAAGTTTTTACTCACTCAAGACTGTCATGGGCGACAATTTTCAAGTCTCAAATGTTTATCCGAAGACTGAGATAGTTTAG
- the LOC104118164 gene encoding uncharacterized protein — protein sequence MYVTRPLSYYQQNPDALSLPPEGPNSGYLVVQDEESETYCCFGLCKNHDIMDLPFPQNKKLTVRYEAGDGENKIILKEDVMFIPVLNKPLSSNHYYAIKPHGKNKGKAFMCSKEEDKQSCCFCRCIRDIKPKPLDPEEVYQQFEICLYVTSCSAKGSFFSKSLIPDGFPPRFLRRKGWHLCAKTPKNYELSDDTLGLNAELRQQLPELNLTPSCKSSEAVVVGKWYCPFMFIKDGTVKEQMERSMFYEMTLEQKWEQFFTCQNDYNNEGNSVLVDVVVDTEIVLIAGIKATWDETNVVEGVIWFRSYDKNGKEIPSVGLRQEIVQRMKWEQERGGWKNQGRIKQVEQYRETNNSGWRRFSCYVLVERFVLRRMDKSLVMTYDIKHIGKFKSIWE from the exons ATGTATGTGACAAGGCCTCTTTCTTACTACCAACAGAATCCAGATGCTCTTTCATTGCCTCCTGAAGGTCCAAATTCAGGTTACTTAGTGGTTCAAGATGAGGAATCTGAAACATATTGTtgttttggactttgcaaaaATCATGATATCATGGACCTGCCTTTCCCTCAGAACAAGAAGTTGACTGTTCGATACGAAGCTGGTGATGGTGAGAACAAGATTATTCTAAAGGAAGATGTAATGTTCATTCCAGTTCTTAATAAGCCATTGTCTTCCAATCATTATTATGCTATCAAACCTCATGGAAAGAACAAAGG AAAAGCATTCATGTGTTCAAAGGAGGAAGACAAGCAAAGCTGCTGTTTCTGCAGATGTATACGAGACATTAAACCGAAGCCATTAGATCCAGAGGAGGTATATCAGCAGTTTGAAATCTGTCTATATGTCACAAGTTGCAGTGCCAAAGGTAGCTTTTTTTCTAAATCTCTTATTCCTGATGGTTTCCCACCGCGGTTTCTAAGGCGAAAAGGTTGGCATCTTTGTGCCAAAACTCCTAAAAATTATGAACTAAGTGATGATACTCTAGGCCTCAATGCTGAGTTGAGGCAACAACTTCCAGAGTTGAATCTCACACCATCTTGTAAAAGTTCTGAAGCTGTTGTTGTGGGGAAATGGTATTGTCCTTTCATGTTTATCAAAGATGGAACGGTCAAAGAGCAAATGGAGAGATCAATGTTCTATGAAATGACACTTGAACAGAAATGGGAGCAGTTTTTCACTTGTCAAAATGACTACAATAATGAAGGGAATTCAGTACTTGTGGATGTTGTCGTTGACACAGAAATTGTCCTTATTGCTGGAATTAAAGCAACATGGGATGAAACAAATGTCGTTGAGGGAGTAATATGGTTTAGAAGCTATGATAAAAATGGAAAAGAAATACCAAGTGTGGGATTGAGACAAGAAATTGTTCAAAGAATGAAGTGGGAACAAGAAAGAGGTGGATGGAAAAATCAAGGTAGAATTAAACAAGTTGAGCAATACAGAGAAACTAATAATAGTGGTTGGAGAAGATTCAGTTGCTATGTCTTGGTTGAGAGGTTTGTGTTGAGGAGAATGGATAAAAGCTTGGTGATGACTTATGATATCAAGCACATTGGCAAGTTTAAGAGCATATGGGAGTGA